A window from Cellulomonas sp. C5510 encodes these proteins:
- the tsaD gene encoding tRNA (adenosine(37)-N6)-threonylcarbamoyltransferase complex transferase subunit TsaD, with translation MPEAPLVLGIETSCDETGVALVRAHPDRSELLVDAVASSMDEHARFGGIIPEIASRAHLEAMVPTVESALGEAGVTLADVDAVAVTAGPGLVGSLTVGTAAAKALAYGLGKPLYGVNHVIGHAAVDELVHGLFPDRVMALVVSGGHSSLLLVDDVVTGVHELGSTLDDAAGEAFDKVGRLLGLPYPGGPHIDHLAREGDPTAIRFPRGLTAAKDQEKHAYDFSFSGLKTAVARWVEARQDAGEEIPLEDVSASFAAAVADVLTAKTIAACRRHGVDTLVVGGGFSANSQLRGMAAERCAEAGIELRIPPIRYCTDNGAMIAALGAAVVRRGLPASDFGIGVDSTMPLETVTV, from the coding sequence ATGCCCGAAGCGCCGCTCGTCCTGGGGATCGAGACGTCCTGCGACGAGACCGGGGTCGCCCTGGTCCGCGCCCACCCCGACCGCAGCGAGCTGCTGGTCGACGCCGTCGCGTCGTCGATGGACGAGCACGCGCGGTTCGGCGGGATCATCCCCGAGATCGCCTCCCGCGCCCACCTCGAGGCGATGGTGCCGACCGTCGAGAGCGCCCTCGGCGAGGCAGGCGTCACGCTCGCGGACGTCGACGCGGTCGCCGTGACCGCCGGCCCGGGTCTCGTCGGGTCGCTGACCGTCGGCACCGCTGCCGCCAAGGCGCTCGCCTACGGCCTCGGCAAGCCGCTGTACGGCGTCAACCACGTCATCGGCCACGCCGCCGTCGACGAGCTCGTGCACGGCCTGTTCCCCGACCGGGTCATGGCGCTGGTCGTGTCCGGCGGGCACTCCAGCCTGCTGCTGGTCGACGACGTCGTCACCGGCGTGCACGAGCTGGGCTCCACGCTCGACGACGCCGCGGGCGAGGCGTTCGACAAGGTGGGGCGCCTGCTCGGCCTGCCGTACCCCGGCGGCCCCCACATCGACCACCTGGCGCGCGAGGGCGACCCGACGGCGATCCGGTTCCCGCGCGGGCTGACCGCCGCGAAGGACCAGGAGAAGCACGCGTACGACTTCTCGTTCTCCGGGCTGAAGACCGCCGTGGCCCGCTGGGTCGAGGCCCGGCAGGACGCCGGCGAGGAGATCCCGCTGGAGGACGTGTCCGCGTCGTTCGCGGCCGCGGTGGCCGACGTGCTCACCGCGAAGACCATCGCGGCGTGCCGGCGGCACGGTGTGGACACGCTCGTCGTCGGCGGCGGGTTCTCCGCCAACTCCCAGCTGCGCGGGATGGCGGCCGAGCGCTGCGCCGAGGCCGGCATCGAGCTGCGCATCCCGCCGATCCGGTACTGCACCGACAACGGCGCGATGATCGCCGCGCTCGGGGCGGCCGTGGTCCGTCGCGGGCTGCCCGCCTCGGACTTCGGCATCGGCGTGGACTCGACCATGCCGCTGGAGACCGTGACGGTCTGA
- a CDS encoding malonic semialdehyde reductase — protein MSIDTAPSELRVPAEIADLVFRSARTVNSFADGEVTDEQVRAVWDVVRWGPTAMNTLPLRLLLVRSPEARERLVTHMADGNKAKTQLAPLSIVVAADLDFHEHLPRLAPHMAGARDTLAGAEEVRERMSRDNAFLQAGYLVVGLRAAGLHVGPMTGFDAPGLDADLFAGTSWRSIIVMNVGTEPADREGLGVPASHPRQARLDFEDVARTV, from the coding sequence ATGAGCATCGACACCGCCCCGAGCGAGCTCCGCGTCCCCGCCGAGATCGCCGACCTCGTGTTCCGGTCCGCCCGCACCGTCAACAGCTTCGCGGACGGCGAGGTCACCGACGAGCAGGTCCGCGCCGTGTGGGACGTCGTCCGCTGGGGGCCCACCGCGATGAACACCCTGCCGCTGCGGCTGCTCCTCGTGCGCTCCCCGGAGGCCCGCGAGCGCCTCGTGACGCACATGGCCGACGGCAACAAGGCCAAGACCCAGCTCGCGCCGCTGAGCATCGTCGTGGCCGCCGACCTCGACTTCCACGAGCACCTGCCCCGGCTCGCGCCGCACATGGCCGGCGCGCGCGACACGCTCGCCGGGGCCGAGGAGGTCCGCGAGCGCATGTCCCGTGACAACGCGTTCCTGCAGGCCGGCTACCTCGTCGTCGGCCTGCGCGCCGCCGGGCTGCACGTCGGCCCGATGACCGGCTTCGACGCCCCCGGGCTCGACGCCGACCTGTTCGCCGGCACGTCGTGGCGCTCGATCATCGTCATGAACGTCGGCACCGAGCCCGCCGACCGCGAGGGCCTCGGCGTCCCCGCGTCGCACCCGCGCCAGGCGCGCCTCGACTTCGAGGACGTCGCCCGCACCGTCTGA